The bacterium genome includes a window with the following:
- a CDS encoding phosphatase PAP2 family protein encodes MGFAFLNALPASIPGVGPGAVLVARFGLALYAAIGVWLWRGGRNADERRGTLLLALLAAVLAVGVNLVVNAAFPRPRPFLVLPAHVLVPSPPRDASFPSDHTAVAGAVSVMLLLGGQGGWGMLGLLGAALIGAARVVVGVHYPSDVAAGILIGAACAAAASRVRAPLRPMLDTILAVAKRAHLA; translated from the coding sequence ATGGGATTTGCCTTCCTCAACGCGCTTCCGGCGAGCATCCCGGGCGTCGGCCCGGGTGCGGTCTTGGTGGCCCGGTTCGGACTCGCGCTCTACGCAGCGATTGGGGTATGGCTGTGGCGGGGCGGCCGGAACGCCGACGAGCGGCGCGGGACGCTCCTGCTCGCCCTGCTGGCGGCGGTCCTGGCCGTGGGCGTCAACCTGGTGGTGAACGCCGCCTTTCCTCGACCGCGGCCATTTCTCGTGCTCCCCGCCCATGTGCTCGTCCCCTCACCTCCGCGCGACGCGTCGTTCCCGAGCGATCACACCGCCGTGGCGGGTGCGGTCTCGGTCATGCTCCTTTTGGGCGGGCAGGGCGGCTGGGGCATGCTCGGGCTGCTGGGGGCGGCACTAATCGGGGCGGCGCGGGTGGTCGTGGGAGTGCACTACCCGTCGGACGTCGCGGCCGGGATCCTGATCGGGGCCGCCTGTGCCGCCGCGGCGTCTAGGGTGCGTGCCCCACTCCGCCCCATGCTCGACACAATCCTCGCCGTCGCCAAGCGAGCCCACCTGGCGTAA
- a CDS encoding UDP-glucuronic acid decarboxylase family protein: MTRGHALITGGAGFLGSHLCERLLAEGYEVTAIDSFLTGARRNVSHLVSNPAFRLVPGDVTQPVAVTGRVDLIMHFASPASPVDYLAHPIHTMKADSLGSFHTLGLARAQGARYLLASTSEVYGDPLEHPQREEYWGNVNPVGPRSVYDEAKRFGEAVTMAYHRVHGLDVRIVRIFNTYGPRMRRNDGRAIPAFVSAGLAGRPIEVFGDGSQTRSFCYIDDLVEGVYRLAAYPDLAGQIVNLGSEAECTLLELAQTIQRMTGGRSPMVFRPLPQDDPKRRRPDLAKAGRVLGFDPRVPLAAGLARTIAWFAESAEQTPAPDERVTDPVRI, from the coding sequence ATGACCCGCGGGCACGCGCTGATCACCGGCGGCGCCGGGTTCCTCGGCTCCCATCTCTGCGAGCGGCTGCTGGCGGAGGGGTATGAGGTCACCGCGATCGACAGCTTTCTCACCGGTGCCCGGCGCAACGTGAGCCACCTGGTCTCGAATCCGGCATTTCGCCTGGTGCCGGGCGATGTGACCCAGCCCGTTGCGGTCACCGGCCGGGTGGATCTCATCATGCATTTCGCCTCCCCGGCGAGCCCGGTCGACTATCTGGCGCATCCCATCCACACGATGAAGGCGGACTCGTTGGGGTCGTTCCACACGCTGGGCCTCGCTCGAGCGCAGGGTGCCCGGTATCTGCTCGCGTCCACTTCGGAGGTCTATGGAGATCCGCTCGAGCATCCACAGCGCGAAGAGTACTGGGGGAACGTCAACCCGGTCGGGCCGCGCAGCGTCTATGACGAGGCGAAGCGGTTCGGAGAAGCGGTGACGATGGCGTACCATCGAGTGCATGGGCTCGATGTGCGGATCGTCCGCATCTTCAACACCTATGGGCCCCGCATGCGGAGGAACGACGGGAGGGCGATCCCGGCGTTCGTGAGCGCGGGGCTCGCCGGTCGGCCGATCGAGGTCTTCGGAGACGGCTCCCAAACCCGGAGTTTCTGTTACATCGACGATCTTGTGGAGGGCGTCTACCGGCTCGCGGCCTACCCGGATCTCGCCGGCCAGATCGTCAACCTCGGGTCCGAGGCCGAGTGCACCCTCCTCGAACTGGCCCAAACGATCCAGAGGATGACCGGGGGCCGATCCCCCATGGTGTTCCGCCCGCTGCCCCAGGACGACCCGAAGCGCCGCCGCCCCGATCTGGCGAAGGCCGGCCGGGTGCTCGGCTTCGATCCGCGCGTGCCGTTGGCGGCAGGGTTGGCACGGACGATCGCCTGGTTTGCCGAAAGCGCGGAGCAGACTCCGGCGCCCGACGAGCGGGTGACCGACCCCGTCCGGATCTGA
- a CDS encoding tetratricopeptide repeat protein → MPGPARERLAEMARQAGTELPLAEGALLIAAEEYPSLDAARYLALLDALAQEVRGLVSPGGDSATRIRGLCEGLFKNLGFRGNAEEYDDPRNSFLNDVLDRRLGIPISLAVVTLEVGWRLRLPLYGVGMPGHFLVGCEAPGEPLYVDAFHGTMLTASGCEHLFRRMMAGGHSFREEYLTPTPARYILVRMLRNLKGIYLQREDLDRAAAAIERILLLAPDLGGDVRDLGLIHYRQGMLVEARELLERYLRSAPGDAADRRTTEGYLAQIRGLLGRLN, encoded by the coding sequence ATGCCAGGGCCGGCGCGCGAGCGCCTCGCCGAAATGGCCCGGCAGGCCGGCACCGAGCTGCCGCTGGCCGAGGGAGCGCTCCTCATCGCCGCAGAGGAGTATCCCTCGCTCGATGCGGCGCGCTACCTCGCGCTCCTGGACGCGCTGGCTCAGGAGGTCCGCGGGCTGGTGAGCCCCGGGGGCGATTCGGCGACCCGGATCCGGGGACTCTGCGAAGGGCTGTTCAAAAACCTTGGGTTCCGCGGCAACGCCGAAGAGTACGACGACCCCCGGAACAGCTTCCTCAACGACGTGCTGGACCGCCGGCTCGGCATCCCCATCTCGCTCGCGGTCGTCACCCTCGAGGTCGGCTGGCGCCTCCGCCTTCCGCTCTACGGCGTCGGCATGCCCGGACACTTTCTCGTCGGGTGCGAGGCCCCCGGCGAGCCGCTGTATGTCGATGCGTTTCACGGAACGATGCTGACGGCATCGGGGTGCGAGCACCTCTTCCGCCGGATGATGGCAGGAGGCCATTCCTTCCGCGAGGAGTACCTGACCCCCACCCCGGCACGGTACATCCTGGTCCGGATGCTGCGGAATTTGAAGGGGATCTACCTGCAGCGGGAAGATTTGGACCGGGCCGCCGCCGCGATCGAGCGGATCTTGCTCCTCGCCCCGGATCTTGGGGGGGACGTCCGAGACCTTGGGTTGATCCACTACCGGCAGGGGATGCTCGTGGAGGCGCGGGAGCTCCTCGAGCGCTATCTTCGGTCCGCGCCCGGGGACGCCGCGGACCGGAGGACTACGGAAGGATACCTGGCTCAGATTCGCGGGTTGCTTGGCCGCCTCAACTAA
- a CDS encoding cupredoxin domain-containing protein, which produces MRLRLSAAAAVVMMLLFGLSVGSPAQARHVIKIALSSYKFDPNLFFVNEGETVVLQLENIDPERPHSFDSPYLSTVDFSVSGQAKQGVTKDGTKYVELEPGQKGELTFVAKGRGQYGFICALYNHASRGQTGAFVVWPAGYHPPTP; this is translated from the coding sequence GTGAGGCTACGACTTTCGGCAGCCGCAGCGGTCGTGATGATGTTGCTCTTCGGCCTGAGCGTCGGATCGCCGGCGCAGGCTCGGCACGTGATCAAGATCGCCTTGAGCTCGTACAAGTTTGACCCGAACTTGTTCTTCGTCAACGAAGGGGAGACGGTCGTCCTGCAGCTCGAGAACATCGATCCCGAGCGTCCGCACTCGTTCGATTCGCCCTATCTGTCCACCGTGGACTTCTCGGTGTCCGGACAGGCCAAGCAAGGCGTGACGAAAGACGGCACCAAGTACGTTGAGCTCGAGCCCGGCCAGAAGGGCGAGCTGACCTTCGTCGCGAAGGGCCGCGGACAATACGGCTTCATCTGCGCTCTCTACAACCACGCGTCCCGCGGGCAGACCGGCGCGTTCGTCGTGTGGCCGGCCGGGTACCACCCGCCGACACCGTAG
- a CDS encoding divergent polysaccharide deacetylase family protein, with protein MRAFPWFCRAVLVAACALWAVHPAAPATPPRVAIVFEHAGASVAQLAPIYAMHEPFGLGIFPHERYSARIVRDAAAHGLTPLLHLPLEARHPADVGPVSGVVEVRMSDAQIARVVDDDLASTPGVVGVSSHAGSLATADRRVMAVVLRTIKAHGLWFQENRTTADSVASDVARGLGVRTVLVTTYLDDPPVDIERKVRALIETARRQGAVVAGAHITTGAPEVVARLLPEFRRAGIVFVPVTEFLTP; from the coding sequence ATGCGCGCATTCCCGTGGTTCTGTCGAGCTGTTCTTGTGGCGGCGTGCGCCCTCTGGGCGGTGCATCCCGCCGCCCCGGCGACGCCTCCACGCGTGGCCATCGTTTTCGAGCACGCGGGGGCGAGCGTCGCGCAGCTGGCCCCGATCTATGCGATGCACGAGCCTTTTGGGCTCGGCATCTTCCCGCACGAGCGCTACTCGGCCAGAATCGTCCGCGACGCGGCGGCGCACGGCCTGACCCCCCTGCTGCATCTTCCGCTCGAGGCGCGACACCCCGCGGATGTGGGGCCGGTGAGCGGGGTCGTGGAGGTGCGCATGTCCGATGCGCAGATCGCGCGCGTGGTTGACGATGACCTGGCCAGCACCCCTGGTGTCGTCGGGGTCAGCAGTCACGCGGGATCGTTGGCGACGGCCGACCGCCGCGTTATGGCCGTGGTGCTCCGGACCATCAAGGCGCACGGGCTGTGGTTTCAGGAGAACCGAACGACAGCGGACTCCGTAGCATCGGACGTAGCGAGAGGTCTCGGAGTGCGGACGGTGCTGGTCACGACCTACCTCGACGACCCTCCCGTCGACATCGAACGGAAGGTGCGCGCCCTGATCGAGACGGCCAGGCGGCAGGGCGCGGTGGTGGCCGGGGCCCACATCACGACGGGAGCCCCCGAGGTGGTCGCCCGCCTTCTCCCGGAATTTCGCCGCGCCGGGATTGTTTTTGTCCCCGTCACCGAGTTTCTCACCCCCTGA
- the ada gene encoding bifunctional DNA-binding transcriptional regulator/O6-methylguanine-DNA methyltransferase Ada — protein MGRNLQVTSSAGTSPQDRQWQSVLDRDPTADRAFVYAVRSTRIYCRPTCAARKPRRDQVVCFPTSVAAERAGYRPCRRCRPGDAAAGVPNVDAVRRACSCIDERLEDRISMAEIGGQVGLTPHGLTRAFKRVLGITPRQYADTRRLMWLKGRLREGETVTRALYDAGYGSSSRLYERAPDRLGMTPGTYRRGGQGMRIGYTITDSPLGRLLVAATERGVCAVYLGDLDRGLETALAEEYPGAEIRREHGDADRWVGALVRHLEGRQPHLDLPVDIRATAFQSRVWEELRAIPYGSTRTYGEIARRLGEPGAARAVGRACATNPISLLVPCHRAVRGDGGLGGYRWGLGRKERLLARERDFAGPAPGHKEEVRTHS, from the coding sequence ATGGGACGAAACCTGCAGGTGACCAGCAGCGCGGGCACCAGCCCCCAGGACCGCCAGTGGCAATCGGTCCTGGACCGGGATCCGACCGCGGACCGTGCGTTCGTGTACGCCGTGCGATCCACGAGAATCTACTGCCGCCCGACCTGCGCGGCCCGCAAGCCCCGCCGGGATCAGGTGGTGTGTTTCCCCACCTCGGTGGCGGCGGAACGGGCGGGATACCGTCCCTGCCGACGGTGCCGCCCAGGAGACGCGGCCGCCGGCGTCCCGAACGTCGATGCGGTGCGGCGCGCGTGCTCGTGCATCGACGAGCGACTGGAGGATAGGATCTCGATGGCCGAGATCGGGGGGCAGGTCGGGCTGACCCCGCACGGGCTGACCCGGGCGTTCAAGCGGGTGCTCGGGATCACGCCCCGTCAGTACGCCGACACCCGCCGTCTGATGTGGTTGAAGGGGCGACTTCGAGAGGGGGAGACCGTGACGCGAGCGCTATACGATGCGGGGTACGGATCCAGCAGCCGCCTGTACGAGCGGGCACCCGACCGGCTCGGCATGACCCCGGGGACTTACCGCCGGGGCGGGCAGGGGATGCGGATCGGGTACACGATCACCGACTCTCCGCTGGGCCGCCTGCTGGTAGCGGCGACCGAGCGCGGCGTCTGCGCCGTGTACTTGGGGGATCTCGACCGGGGCCTCGAGACCGCGCTCGCTGAGGAATACCCGGGTGCGGAGATACGCCGGGAGCACGGCGATGCCGACCGCTGGGTCGGCGCTCTGGTGCGGCATCTGGAAGGCCGCCAGCCCCACCTCGACCTTCCGGTGGATATCCGGGCCACGGCGTTCCAATCGCGGGTGTGGGAGGAGTTGCGGGCGATCCCCTACGGCAGCACACGCACCTACGGCGAGATCGCGCGCCGCCTCGGAGAACCGGGGGCGGCGCGCGCGGTGGGGCGGGCGTGCGCGACGAATCCCATTTCGTTGCTGGTGCCCTGCCATCGGGCCGTACGCGGAGACGGTGGACTCGGCGGTTATCGCTGGGGACTCGGGCGGAAGGAACGCCTGCTCGCGCGCGAGCGCGATTTCGCCGGCCCCGCCCCAGGGCACAAGGAAGAGGTCAGGACGCACTCCTGA
- a CDS encoding helix-turn-helix domain-containing protein — protein sequence MQETRLRIIEMLRIRGGQTVQDLARGLRLTRTAVTSHLAVLQTRGLVARSGLRPGSRRPSVVYVATPATEAVFPKSYEEFAGSVLAELEREGTGRLDAVLRRIGDRWIARDLPRLEGLTGRTRMERVMEILTERGFLPRLERSRGGTRLYEHNCPVMRLAAAHPQVCDTVHRWLEALFGRSMQREQCLRKGDPYSVYTIRSAS from the coding sequence ATGCAGGAGACCAGGCTCCGGATCATTGAGATGCTGCGAATTCGCGGGGGCCAGACCGTTCAGGACCTGGCTCGTGGTCTCAGGCTGACCCGGACGGCGGTCACCAGCCACCTCGCGGTGCTGCAGACACGCGGGCTGGTGGCGCGCAGCGGGTTGCGCCCCGGCAGCCGGCGGCCCAGCGTCGTCTACGTCGCGACCCCCGCGACCGAAGCGGTCTTCCCCAAATCCTACGAAGAGTTCGCCGGATCCGTTCTCGCCGAGCTCGAGCGCGAAGGAACGGGCCGCCTCGACGCCGTGTTGAGGCGAATCGGCGATCGATGGATCGCCCGGGATCTCCCGCGCCTGGAAGGACTGACGGGGCGGACGCGCATGGAGCGGGTGATGGAGATCTTGACCGAGCGAGGGTTCCTCCCCCGGCTCGAGCGGAGCCGCGGGGGAACGCGGTTGTACGAGCATAACTGTCCGGTGATGCGCCTCGCGGCGGCGCACCCCCAGGTCTGTGACACGGTGCACCGTTGGTTGGAAGCGCTCTTCGGCCGATCCATGCAGCGCGAGCAGTGCCTGCGGAAGGGGGACCCGTACTCCGTTTACACGATCAGGAGTGCGTCCTGA
- a CDS encoding ABC transporter substrate-binding protein yields the protein MRRELALIGTIGVLLLALAGSGSAQVETPKLTVAVGGQPLYIYLPLTLALQLGYFKEAGVDVDIVDVAGGAKALEALLGGSASATCGFVDHTIEMQAQGKNIKMFVLYDRYPGLVLGVTKAGQTRGIKSIADLKGAKIGVTAPGSSTQFFAEYLLAKYGIPVDQESYIGIGTATTAVAAARRGVVDALVNVDPTMTILTQSGDALILADTRTTLGTLRVFGGPYPAGGLYASPTFIERNPKTIEALTVASVKALHWIKTHTSEQIADEMPAQFYQSEKALYVASLKENLEMFSPDGRIPLVGLQTIVKVLSKFDKVWWPTPARSIPPTRSRTHSWTRPTRC from the coding sequence ATGCGCAGAGAACTCGCCTTGATCGGAACGATCGGCGTGCTGCTTCTGGCCCTGGCCGGGAGCGGCAGCGCCCAGGTGGAAACCCCGAAGCTCACGGTGGCCGTCGGGGGACAGCCCCTGTACATCTATCTGCCGCTGACCCTGGCGCTACAGTTAGGGTACTTCAAAGAAGCGGGTGTGGATGTTGACATCGTGGATGTGGCCGGCGGCGCGAAGGCGCTCGAGGCGCTGCTGGGCGGCAGCGCGAGTGCCACCTGTGGATTTGTCGATCACACCATCGAGATGCAGGCCCAGGGGAAGAACATCAAGATGTTCGTTCTTTATGATCGGTACCCGGGCCTCGTCCTCGGCGTGACGAAAGCGGGCCAGACGAGAGGCATCAAGAGCATCGCCGACCTCAAGGGGGCCAAGATCGGGGTGACGGCTCCGGGGAGCAGTACCCAGTTCTTCGCGGAATATCTGCTGGCAAAGTACGGGATCCCGGTGGACCAGGAATCCTACATCGGGATCGGCACCGCCACAACCGCGGTGGCGGCGGCGCGGCGCGGGGTGGTTGACGCGCTCGTCAACGTCGATCCGACGATGACGATCCTGACTCAAAGCGGCGACGCGCTGATCCTGGCGGATACGCGGACCACCCTCGGCACCCTCAGGGTCTTCGGGGGGCCCTACCCCGCCGGCGGGCTGTACGCCAGCCCGACCTTCATCGAGCGGAACCCCAAAACGATCGAGGCGCTCACCGTCGCGTCGGTCAAAGCGCTCCACTGGATCAAGACGCACACGTCCGAGCAGATCGCCGATGAGATGCCCGCGCAATTCTACCAGTCGGAGAAAGCCCTCTACGTCGCCTCCCTCAAGGAAAACCTGGAGATGTTCTCCCCGGACGGCCGGATCCCGCTGGTCGGCCTGCAGACGATCGTCAAAGTGCTGTCGAAATTTGACAAGGTGTGGTGGCCAACGCCGGCAAGATCAATCCCCCCGACGCGTTCACGAACGCATTCGTGGACGAGGCCCACAAGATGCTGA
- a CDS encoding tetratricopeptide repeat protein, producing the protein MPRLTLGQRLKRARTAAGLTQEALGAPWLTKGFISLLEHDRAKPSVETLVRLAERLGQPVSAFLDGQDAVSGKALEVLASRGRGELARRQYESARAVFTELAELAGACRHVGMARQATVGLGEAELGLRRLEEARRHLERALAAARAAEDAGVECRALHGLATVEHRGSHFPQAVRLYKEAVGVLPRLAGAEPVLAGEIHLFLGTVLGRMGHMDDAVAAYTEAQALFEGAAHPERVGEALMGLGNVLSTNGDLSGALGLYERARALFEQYEDLQDVAYVRNSLGILMLQTGRASEALEHFGVSLAIKQRLGDGVGECRTLTELARAYFVTGDRGRAASTAGQAIARSAAVGLPDEAARARIVVGILAAEAGELARAEGEMLLAAQQCRASGMMPELVTIYHELARLASRGGKYQEAVGYHEQAFEALRAVKPNDVVADLHLADLMGLQAEAAVGPRVSR; encoded by the coding sequence ATGCCCAGACTGACGTTGGGGCAGCGATTGAAGCGGGCGCGGACGGCGGCGGGGCTGACCCAGGAGGCGCTGGGGGCGCCGTGGTTGACCAAAGGGTTCATCAGCTTATTGGAGCACGACCGGGCGAAGCCGTCGGTGGAAACCCTGGTGCGGCTGGCGGAGCGGCTGGGGCAGCCGGTTTCGGCGTTTCTGGACGGCCAGGATGCGGTGTCGGGGAAGGCGCTGGAGGTGCTGGCGAGTCGCGGGCGGGGTGAGCTGGCGCGCCGTCAGTACGAATCCGCTCGGGCAGTGTTCACCGAGTTGGCGGAGCTGGCGGGGGCGTGCCGGCACGTGGGGATGGCGCGGCAGGCGACGGTGGGGCTGGGGGAGGCGGAGTTGGGACTGCGGCGGCTGGAAGAAGCTCGCCGGCACCTCGAGCGCGCGCTGGCCGCGGCGCGGGCGGCGGAGGACGCCGGGGTGGAGTGCCGCGCCCTGCACGGGTTGGCGACGGTGGAGCACCGGGGGAGCCACTTTCCTCAGGCGGTGCGGCTATATAAGGAGGCAGTCGGGGTGCTCCCGCGGCTGGCGGGCGCTGAGCCGGTGCTGGCGGGGGAGATCCACCTGTTTTTGGGGACGGTGCTGGGGCGAATGGGGCACATGGACGACGCGGTGGCGGCGTATACGGAGGCGCAGGCGCTGTTCGAAGGGGCGGCCCACCCGGAGCGGGTGGGGGAAGCGTTGATGGGACTGGGAAATGTGCTGAGCACGAACGGTGATCTCTCGGGGGCGCTCGGCTTGTACGAGCGGGCGAGGGCGCTGTTCGAGCAGTACGAGGATCTGCAGGACGTTGCCTACGTGCGAAACAGCTTGGGGATCCTCATGCTGCAAACCGGGCGGGCGTCCGAGGCGTTGGAGCATTTCGGGGTGAGCCTGGCGATCAAACAGCGACTGGGGGATGGGGTCGGAGAATGCCGGACGCTGACGGAACTGGCGCGGGCGTATTTCGTGACCGGGGACCGGGGGCGGGCGGCGTCGACTGCGGGGCAGGCGATCGCGCGAAGCGCAGCGGTGGGACTCCCGGACGAGGCGGCGCGGGCGCGAATCGTGGTGGGGATCCTGGCGGCTGAAGCGGGAGAACTGGCGCGCGCGGAGGGGGAGATGCTCTTGGCGGCGCAACAGTGCCGAGCGTCGGGGATGATGCCGGAGTTGGTGACGATCTATCACGAATTGGCCCGGCTGGCGAGCCGGGGGGGGAAATATCAGGAAGCGGTCGGGTATCATGAGCAGGCGTTTGAGGCGCTACGCGCTGTCAAGCCCAACGACGTCGTGGCGGACCTGCACCTCGCCGACCTCATGGGGCTCCAGGCCGAAGCGGCCGTCGGCCCTCGGGTTTCACGCTAG
- a CDS encoding tRNA-binding protein, whose product MSVEARQALELRVGRIVRAEPHDQARTPAYKLWIDFGASGVKASSARLTELYTVQDLIGRQVIAAVNLGPRRIGGFISEVLVLGVPDEAGRVVLLAVERDVPVNGRVF is encoded by the coding sequence ATGAGCGTCGAAGCCCGACAGGCCCTGGAGCTCAGGGTCGGGCGCATCGTGAGGGCCGAGCCGCACGACCAGGCTCGAACGCCCGCCTACAAGCTCTGGATCGACTTCGGCGCATCCGGGGTCAAAGCGTCGAGCGCCCGGCTCACCGAGCTCTACACCGTCCAGGATCTCATCGGACGGCAGGTCATCGCGGCCGTCAACCTCGGCCCGCGCCGCATCGGCGGGTTCATCTCCGAGGTCCTCGTGCTGGGCGTTCCAGATGAGGCGGGGCGCGTGGTGCTTCTCGCCGTCGAGCGCGACGTCCCGGTGAACGGCAGGGTCTTCTAG
- a CDS encoding Ku protein: protein MRPYWRGHISFGLVTFPVKLYTATEQKDVRFRLLHSECLTPIKNQRYCPHHDRVIEWKDVVRGFEVSKGKFVTVADEELEGIPLDTSHSVNISGFVELKEIDPLYYERSYYVAPDDGGAKAFLLLREALEEVNRVAVGQVVIRDKEYPVALRPYQGAMVMATLFYSDEVRALSALDEFPVQTKVHPNERKMAVQLVDNLAMEFHIEEFRDEYREKLLAMLKSKAEGQAVEAPPAAAPGKVIDLMEALKRSVELAQGQRKTAGGRGTSQRRAAAGGMHERPR from the coding sequence GTGCGGCCGTACTGGAGAGGGCACATCAGCTTCGGACTCGTCACCTTTCCCGTCAAGCTGTACACCGCCACGGAGCAAAAGGACGTGCGCTTCCGGCTGCTCCACAGCGAGTGTCTGACCCCTATCAAGAACCAACGGTACTGTCCCCACCACGATCGTGTGATCGAGTGGAAGGATGTCGTGCGGGGGTTTGAGGTCAGCAAGGGAAAGTTCGTGACCGTTGCCGATGAGGAACTCGAGGGCATCCCGCTGGATACCAGTCACAGCGTCAACATCTCCGGATTCGTAGAACTGAAGGAGATCGATCCGCTCTACTACGAGCGCTCCTACTACGTCGCCCCCGATGATGGGGGCGCCAAGGCGTTTCTCCTGCTGCGAGAAGCGCTCGAGGAAGTCAACCGCGTCGCGGTGGGCCAGGTCGTGATTCGCGATAAAGAGTACCCGGTGGCGCTGCGCCCCTATCAGGGAGCCATGGTAATGGCCACCCTCTTCTACTCCGACGAGGTGCGGGCACTCTCGGCCCTCGACGAGTTCCCGGTGCAGACGAAGGTCCATCCCAACGAGCGCAAGATGGCGGTCCAACTCGTGGACAATTTGGCGATGGAGTTCCACATCGAGGAGTTCCGGGACGAGTACCGCGAAAAATTGCTGGCGATGCTGAAGTCCAAGGCTGAGGGCCAAGCCGTCGAAGCCCCCCCGGCCGCGGCACCGGGAAAGGTCATCGATCTTATGGAGGCCCTCAAGCGCAGCGTCGAACTCGCCCAGGGTCAGCGGAAAACCGCGGGCGGGCGCGGGACATCACAGCGCCGAGCGGCCGCCGGCGGTATGCACGAGCGGCCACGCTAG
- a CDS encoding plastocyanin/azurin family copper-binding protein, protein MSARVTATLGFAAAVGLVVAAVGQSTPPTAAAPGRVTISIIQRVPTKPPTWGFVPASITIPPGTIVTWRNVKGNSEFHTSTSYEDVWNSPVLNPGESWSLTFTKLGRFRYHCTPHPWMTGVITVAAGAPLPPPGPK, encoded by the coding sequence GTGAGCGCCCGCGTCACGGCGACCCTCGGGTTCGCCGCTGCGGTCGGCCTGGTGGTGGCCGCGGTCGGGCAGAGCACACCCCCGACCGCGGCGGCCCCCGGGCGCGTCACCATCTCGATCATCCAGCGAGTCCCGACAAAGCCGCCGACGTGGGGGTTCGTCCCGGCGTCGATCACCATCCCGCCAGGGACCATCGTCACCTGGAGGAATGTGAAGGGCAACAGCGAGTTCCACACATCCACATCGTACGAGGACGTGTGGAACTCCCCGGTGCTCAACCCCGGCGAGAGCTGGTCGCTGACCTTCACCAAGCTCGGCCGGTTCCGCTACCACTGCACCCCCCACCCCTGGATGACGGGGGTCATCACGGTCGCAGCGGGGGCGCCCCTTCCCCCGCCGGGCCCCAAGTAG